In Ailuropoda melanoleuca isolate Jingjing chromosome 4, ASM200744v2, whole genome shotgun sequence, the following proteins share a genomic window:
- the LOC100478229 gene encoding olfactory receptor 7D4, translating to MEAGNHTRVSEFFLQGLSDNPELQPLVFGLFLFMYLVTVLGNLLIILAILSDSNLHTPMYFFLSNLSSVDICFISTTVPKMLVNIQAHSKDISYTGCLIQVYFFMIFAGMDGFLLTVMAYDRYVAICHPLHYTVIMNPRLCGLLVLMCWFIIFWVSLIHVLLMRRLTFCPGTEIPHFFCEVVQILKVACSDTLINNIFLYVSTAILGVFPLIGILFSYSLIVSSLMRISSAAGKYKAFSTCGSHLSVVSLYYGTSLGLYFNPSATHSSQSSIGSVMYTVVTPMLNPFIYSLRNKDVKGALGRLHNRGALCP from the coding sequence ATGGAAGCAGGAAATCATACCAGAGTATCAGAATTCTTCCTCCAGGGCCTCTCAGATAATCCAGAACTGCAGCCCCTGgtctttggtttgtttctgttcATGTATCTGGTCACCGTACTGGGAAACCTGCTCATCATCCTGGCTATCCTCTCTGACTCCAATCTCCACacgcccatgtacttcttcctctccaacctgTCCTCTGTTGACATCTGTTTCATCTCTACCACCGTCCCAAAGATGCTGGTAAACATCCAGGCACACAGCAAAGACATTTCCTACACTGGATGCCTCATCCAGgtgtatttttttatgatttttgctgGAATGGATGGTTTCCTCCTGACTGTGATGGCCTACGACCGGTATGTGGCTATCTGCCATCCCCTGCACTACACAGTCATCATGAACCCACGACTCTGTGGCCTGCTGGTTCTGATGTGTTGGTTCATCATTTTCTGGGTCTCCCTGATTCATGTCCTACTGATGAGGCGGCTGACCTTCTGTCCAGGCACAGAAATTCCACATTTCTTCTGTGAAGTGGTTCAGATTCTCAAGGTGGCCTGCTCTGACACCCTCATCAATAACATCTTCTTATATGTGTCCACTGCCATACTGGGTGTGTTTCCTCTCATTGGGATCCTCTTTTCATACTCTCTGATTGTCTCCTCTTTAATGAGAATATCCTCTGCAGCaggaaaatataaagcattttcaaCCTGTGGGTCTCACCTCTCTGTGGTCTCCTTGTACTATGGGACAAGCCTGGGGCTCTATTTCAATCCCTCTGCAACTCATTCTTCCCAGAGCTCAATTGGCTCAGTTATGTACACTGTGGTCACCCCCATGCTGAatcccttcatctacagcctgaggaataAGGATGTGAAGGGGGCCCTGGGAAGACTCCACAATCGAGGAGCCCTTTGTCCATGA